TTCTTCAATATCCATCGGTTTTAAATCCACATGTTTTGTTCTAACAACACGTGTTTCTGAAACTTCCTCAGCAACTTCTGTTTCAAACTCACTTGTAAATACTTGTGCTGTAGGTACTTTCTCACGATGTTTCTTAGCAATTTTAGTTTTATTTTTACGAATCTGACGTTCGATTTTATCAACAACTAAATCAATTGAACCATACATATCTTGTGAGACATCTTCCGCACGCAACGTTACTGATCCAAGCGGGATAGTCACTTCAACTTTAGCTGTTTTTTCACGATAAACTTTTAGATTTACTCTAGCATCTAATTCTTGTTCTTCGTTAAAATATTTTTCAATCTTTGCAACCTTTGATTCGACATAGTTACGGATTGCATCTGTCACTTCGATGTTTTCGCCACGGATACTATATTTAATCATAAGATACCTCTTTCTTGCGCTTGAAGCGCTTTCTATACTTATATTATATCGCTTTCATGAAAATTTGCAAGCTTAAATGGTCATCTTGCCAAACTAAAACTAATGATTTCTTTGACGCCAATATCTTGTAAGGCTTTCTTTGCTAGAAATATGGTTTGCCCTGTAGTATAGATGTCATCTACAAGAAGAACTTTCTTCGGTATTTTAATATCCTGTTTTATTTTAAATACTTGTTCTGAGCTTAATCTTTCCTTCTTAGTTTTAGTTGTTTGTGAATCAATATCCTTTTTTTCAAGTATTCTTTCATAAGAAATCTCTGCTGCTTCCAGTAGGGCTTCGACTTGATTAAATCGTCTGGTTGCCATTCTTTTCTTACTTAAGGGAATTGGAACAACTGTAAAATCTTTGTATAATTTTAATGTTTGTTTGATTTCCTCTGCAAATTGCCACGCCATCAGATAGTCTCCTTGAAACTTAAATACTGAGAAATAGGTCTTCATCGCTTGATTATATCTATAAATACTTTTATGCTTAACCGAATTTCCTTTTGTTTCCCAGTCCAAACAATCTTGACATTTTTCTAAAGTTGTTTTTTGGTAACACGAAAAACAGGATTCTTCGTCAATTTTTTCAAACTGCTTTAGACAATCTTCACAAGTTTGAAAGCTTCTTCTTTTTAAAAATAGTACTGAAGTGAAACATCGCTTTTCACTGATATTTTTATAACAAAACTGACACGTCACTTGAAGCCTCCCAAATTATTCATCTGTCGAATTTCTTTTTTAGTCTTTTTGATAGCCCTTGTAAGCCCTTCATGAAAGAAGAGTAGATCTCCTGTCGGTCTCTCTAATGACCGTCCTACTCGACCACCTATCTGAATAAGACTAGAGCTAGTAAATAATTTATGATGAGCTAGTAAAACAAAGACATCCACTTTAAGAAATGTCACTCCTCTTTCTAAAATTGTCGTTGATATGAGAACTCTTAAATCACCATGTCTGAACATTTCTACTTCTTCTAATCTATCTGGACTATTACTAGAGACAAAACCTATAGAAACTTTGGGATATTGTCGACAAAGAACTTTCTTTATTTTCTTTCCAAAAGCAATATCTGGTACAAAAATTAAAAGCGGGTAGCCTGTTTGAAATTGCCTCTCTAGATATCGTTTTAGTTTCAATGGTATCTTACCAGAGTCAACCTTTTTCTCCAGTCCAGTTAGCCAAATATTCCGTGGTTCAATTAAGGGATTCCCATGAAATCTTCGCGATAAAGTTCGTTTTTTTAAGATTCCTTTTTTGACTTGTTTATCTAATTCTTCTGTCGAAGTTGCTGTCATATAGATGGTTAGACCATCTGCTTTTTTCGCTGTTCTAACAGCATGATAAAGTATCTTATTATCGACGTAGGGAAAGGCATCTACTTCATCAACTAATATAAGATCAAAAGAGTGGTAAAACTTTAACAGCTGATGGGTAGTTGCAATAATCAAAGGGGAGCCACTATATGGTTCAGAATCACCATGTAACAAATCAATATCACAAGAAAAATCCTTGCTGAGTCGCTTGTATAATTCAATACAAACATCTATACGAGGACTGGCCAAACAAACTTGTCCACCTTCATCAATCACTCGAGCGACTACTTCATAGATCATTTCCGTTTTTCCAGCTCCTGTTACGGCATGTACCAAACTATCCTTTCTATCCTCAAGTGATTGCACGAGACTACCTGAAATTTCTTTTTGATAACTAGTTAATTTGCCTTTCCATTGTAAAGCATTTCTTTTTGGGAAAGTTTTCGGTGGAAAATAATAGAGATGTTCATCTTCCGTCAATCTACCTAATAAAATACAGGAGCGACAATAACGTGTCCCATCCGGCAACTGCCAGTCAGTTGTAATCTTTTCTGAACATCTATTACAAGTAAGATTCCCATTTTCTTGAGTGAAAGCAGGTATCTTTATGGCTTCTTCTCTTTCCTCTGCCGTGATACTAGAACCTGCAAACCAGCAACCACTTTTTTCTTTTAGCGTTTTCATCACTTATTTATTCGAAGTTATCTGAAGCTTATGGTAAAATTTTTTTATGAATTATAAAACAATCACATCAAATCACATTACTGAAGAAGAGATTAAGAAATCACGCTTTATCTGCCACCTTAAACGTGTCACAAGTGAAGAAGAGGCTCGTGACTTTATTGCAGCTATCAAAAAAGAGCATTACAGAGCCAATCATTCTTGCTCTGCAATGATTATTGGCGAAAATAGTGAAGTCAAACGTTCCAGTGATGATGGTGAGCCTAGTGGAACTGCTGGCGTTCCTATGTTAACTGTACTTGAAAAACAAGAGTTGACCAACGTCGTTGCTGTTGTTACACGGTATTTTGGAGGAATTAAACTCGGTGCTGGCGGTCTTATTAGGGCTTATACAGGTAGTGTCGCCCAAGCCCTCAATGAGATCGGTTTAGTAACTGTCAAAGAACAAGTTGGCTTACAAGTGATTTTATCGTATCCGCAATACCAAACCTTCGCTAATTTTTTAGAACAAGAAAATTTAGAAGAATTTAACACACAATTTCTTGAGTATGTGACCAGCGATATCTATACTGACGAAGATAGGTTGTCTGATCTTCAATCTGCTTTAACGGAATTTTATCAAGGTAAGATCTCTTTCCAAAAAATCGATTCCAAAATTGTTGAAGTTCCTACTCCTTAATGATAAACGTTCCTTATCGCTTTGATAAGGAATTTCTATTTTACAACTTTTTAACTAGCCTTTATACTAGTAACCAAAACCGTTAGGAGCTAAAAGTATGTCAAAGATTTACAATCATATCACTGAACTTGTTGGGCAAACACCTATCGTAAAGCTCAATCGCCTTGTTCCAGAAGATGCCGCTGAAGTTTACGTTAAAATTGAAGCTTTTAACCCAGGATCCTCTGTCAAAGATCGAATTGCATTACAAATGATCGAGGATGCTGAAAATGCTGGAACGATTAAACCTGGAGACACTATCATTGAACCGACTTCTGGTAATACTGGCATCGGATTGTCTTGGGTAGGAGCCGCTAAAGGTTATAAGGTTGTCATCGTCATGCCCGATACTATGAGCCTTGAACGTCGTCAATTAATTCAAGCTTACGGTGCTGAATTAGTATTAACCCCAGGTAGTGAAGGTATGAAAGGGGCTATTGCAAAAGCTAAAGAATTAGCAGATGAGCGTCAGGGTTGGGTTCCTATGCAATTTGCTAATCCGTCAAATCCTAAAGTTCACGAGGAACAAACTGGTAAAGAAATCATCGATGCTTTCGGCGAAACAGGACTTGATGCTTTTGTATCAGGTGTCGGAACAGGTGGAACTATTACTGGTGTTGCGAATACATTGAAAAAAGTCAATGCTAATATTACGATTGTAGCAGTTGAAGCAGATGAATCTGCTGTGCTCTCTGGTGAGAATCCTGGACCTCATAAAATCCAAGGAATCTCTGCAGGATTTATCCCTGATACTCTTGACACAAACGCTTATGATCAAATCATTCGTGTTACATCTGAACATGCTTTAGAAACTGGACGAACAGTAGGTGCCCAAGAAGGCTTCTTGGTGGGAATTTCTTCTGGTGCGGCGATTTTTGCAGCTATTGAGAAAGCTAAAGAATTAGGCAAAGGTAAAACAGTCCTAGCAATTTTACCTGATAACGGTGAACGTTATTTATCAACAGCTCTTTATAAATTTGGTGAATAAAGTATTACAATCATGACTACCTGTCTAGCGGGTGGTTTGAACAGGGACTATAAACCCACATCATCAGCCAGCGTCTAAAGACGCTGGCTTTCATCTTGTTCAACCCTAATAAGCTTTTGACTCGTCACTTGCCTCTTAAAGAGGCGTTCTTATTACTCGCCATTATCCCTAAAGGGATCTTCATACTCTTTTACGCTCAATTTATCTAAGGCTATATCATGTTAATTCGCCTTCTTATTTCTAAGCTCATGAAGAAATCATCCACTGGATAATTTCTTTGCTCTTGAATATATTTTTTATCGTGGCTTCGTTTAGTTCAACTGTACTCACATAATACCCCTCTGCCCAAAAATGGCGATTCCAAAATTTATATTTGAGATTATCGTGTTTGTCAAACATCATAAGTGCGCTTTTACCTTTAAATATCCTATGAAACTTGAAATGCTAATTCTTGGAGGAATACTTACTAGCATATGTACATAATCTGGCATTAAATGACCTTCTATTATTTCAACTCCCTTATAGCTACATAAACGGCGAAAGATTTCGCCTAGACTACTTCGATATTGATTGTAAATTACTTTTCGTCTATACTTAGGTGAAAATACTATGTGGTAGAACACATCCACTTAGTATGTAATAAACTGTGTGCCTTTTGTGCCATATTTTACTCCATTCGCTTTACATTAGGCTTGAACACCTTTATCGTATCGCGTTTGGAGTTTTTTTTGGGGATAACCTTCGATGCGCACCTGCGGAGTGAAACGGACTTAAAGTTGTAAACAAAAAGACTCTACTGACATTTTTAATGTCGATAGAGTCTTTTTTTATTCTTCTCTTTTTAGAAAACGCAGACTTTCATCAATCCATTCTGATAATTTATCATTTAAAGGTTTGAAACCTGTCCGATGACGATTACTTGAAAAGCGGTGACGATGCATCATTTGGTGGCGATCTTCCTCCAAAGTCCTCATTGAGAGACTCGCTTTTTGAGTATATTCATCAACATCCAAGACCTGCACAGTAACCTCTTGACCAATCGATAAACACTTATGAATGTTATCAATAAATCCTGTTTTTATCTCAGAGATATGAATTAAACCTGTAATATCATTTTCTAATTGGACAAAGGCACCATAGGGCTTTATGCCTGTGATGGTCCCCTTGAGTTTATCTCCAATATTCATTAATCCACAACCTCAATTGATTCAATAATGACATCATCAAGTGGTTTATCTTGCGCACCTGTTTCAACAGCTGCAATTTTATCTAAGACATCATAAGATGCTTGATCTACTAACTGTCCAAAAACCGTATGGCGACGGTCTAAATGTGGTGTCCCTCCATTTTCGGCATAACGCTCAGCAATAGCTTCTGGCCATCCCCCACGAGCCAATTCCTTAGCACTATAAGGGAAGTTTACATTTTGAACCACAAAGAACTGACTACCATTCGTATTAGGACCAGCATTTGCCATTGAAAGAGCTCCACGAAGGTTATAGAGTTCTTCTGAAAACTCATCTTCAAAACTCTCACCATAAATCGATTGTCCTCCCATACCAGTTCCAGTTGGGTCTCCCCCTTGAATCATGAAATCCTTAATGATACGGTGGAAAATAATCCCATCATAGTAACCATCTTTTGCCAAACCTATAAAGTTAGCAACCGTTTTAGGAGCATGCTCTGGGAACAACTTAACAACTAAATCACCATGATTTGTTTTAATTGTTGCAATAGGACCTTCTACATTTTCTAAATCCAACTGTGGGAAGTGTAATTCTTTTTCTACCAAACCTAATTCCTCCAAGGCATGTAAAATGCCATCTTCTTCTACTTTTTCAGTAACGTAATCTGCTTTTTCTTTTAATTCTGGAACAGCATTACCCATGGCGATCTTAAGACCAACATGGTCAAACATCTCCATATCATTTGGCCCATCACCAAAGAATAAAACATTTTCTGGTTTTAAGCCTTCTTTTTCCAAAACGTAATCCAAACCGGAAGCTTTGGAAATCCCCAACTTCACTGTATCGGATGAGTGTATATGCCATGGTACCAGACGCACTTGCTGCGCCAATTCATCAGGCAACACCAGCTCTGAATTATTCTCAGCAAAGGTCCACATGTGGTAAACATCGTTGTTCAGATGAAAATCCGGTTCAACATCTAAGAGTCCATATACGGGAATCATGGCATGATCAATTAACTCTTTACGGGCTGATACCACTGGTTTTTCTTTCCCTGCAAAACCATAATCAATCCCAATTTCTTGGCACCATGTGACAAAAGATTCTATAATCGTTTTATCTAATGGTAAATTAGCCACTTCCTCACCTTTTCGATCAATGACATAAGTCCCATTAATCGTGACAAAATAATCAGGTTCTAGGTCACGAATTTCTGGAACCACACCATAAATCGCACGGCCACTAGCAATACCTGTTAAAATTCCCTTTTTTTTCAAAGATTTGAAAACCTTTGTTATCGACTGAGGCATATAACCAGTATCTTTAATACGTAGTGTATCATCAATATCAAAGAAAACTGCTTTTATCTTTTTGGCCTTATATTTCGTTTTGATATCCATTCTTTCCCCTTACTAAAAATACTATACTTATTATTGTATCATATTTTTTAATCTTCTTGGGGCACCAAATGATGTCTGAAAGCATACACCACTGCTTGCGTCCGATCATCAACTTGTAGTTTGGCTAGAATGTTAGAAACGTGAGTTTTCACCGTTTTTAAAGAGATGAATAATTCATCAGCTATGGTTTGGTTATCGTAACCTTTGGCTAATAAATACAGGATATCTCTTTCTCTAGCAGTGAGATCCTCATGCAGAGCAGGATGCTCGTCGTGAAGTTTCATCTTTTGCTCAACTTCTGTTTCAATAGCCAGTTGACCTTCAGCAACTTTTCGAATCGCATTGAGAATTTCTGGCGCATTGGACGTTTTTAACATGTAACCTTTGGCACCTGCTTGAATAACTGGGTAAATTTTCTCATTATCAAGATATGAAGTCAAGACTAATATTTTCGCTTCTGGCCATTCCTTTAGAATTTGTAAGGTCGCCTCCACTCCGTCCATCTCTGGCATAACCAAATCCATCACAATAACGTCTGGACGTAAGTCAAGAGCTTTGCTTATTCCCTCTTGACCATTACCTGCTTCTCCAATCACTGTAATATCTTGTTGAAGATTTAAAAAACTTTTCAAACCCATTCGTACCATCTCATGGTCATCAACTAATAATACGCTTAAATTACTCATCTACTTCTCCTACTAGTGGTAAAACCACTGTCATCGTAACACCTTGATTGGGTGCAGAAATCATCTGGAAACTTCCTGCCATATCTGAAACACGATCTTCCATATTTTTCAAACCATAACTAATTCTCTTAGCTTTTTCAACATCAAACCCTACGCCATTATCAATCATCTTTAACTGAATCGACCTAGGTGTCTGATAAAGATAAATATCCAGTTGACTTGCTTTTGAATGTTTTAGAGTATTACTAATAAATTCTTGAATAATACGAAATAAGTGATCTTCAATTGGCTTTGGCAAAACTTGTAAATTTTCTTTAAAGGAAACTTGAATTGGACTCTTATCTTTTATCTCCTGCAAAATCATCTCTAAGCCTTGTTTAAGAGACTTACCTTCTAGCTCAGTAGGACGCAAATGAAGTAGCATAACACGCAAATCATTTTGCGCATTTGTTAAGATATCTTCTGTATTTTTCAACTGTTCTTGTAAGGCCTCTTGGCTCATACTTGACAGGCTGTATGAGACCCCTGATAAAATCATGACAGCTGCAAACAACTCTTGACTCACAGTGTCATGTAAATCTCTTGCAATACGCTTTCTTTCTTCCTGTATGATACTTTCTTTTTGAGAAAGAGCGACATTTTCAGTATTTTGCAGTTGCTGAGTTAAGGTCATTGTTTTTTCAGATAACTGATTGATCATTTTTCCCAATTCATCATCTCCTGCCTGAACCGGTTGATTATGAACGATTCGTCTTAAACTTTTAAAAACATGGCGATGGGCATGATAATTAAGCAAGGTTGACACAAAAATTAACATAATTGTTAACGAAATCGTCAACAAAACAATAGAAAATATAAACTGATTTAGCCTTTCAACATCCATAACAACATCTTTTAAGGATATAGAAAAGGAGTCCAAAATCAATGAGACGATTGAAAATATAATAACTAGTGCATAAAGAAAAAGTAGAATAATATGAGATTTTCTCATCGGCTCATCACCTCTGTATCCCCTGCAAAGTTACTAATAACGATTTTCACACTACGGTTACTCTCTTCATAATCATCGCTTCTTAATTTGATTGTCTCATTTCTCAAATCATATGCTTTATGATCAAAAAAGGCTACTGATCCATAAATAGAACTCACCGTCAAACTAACAGAAACATCTATAGGCACAAGAATTTTTGTAGGCCCATATACCTTTCTGATGAGAATGACATTATCTTGATTCCTTAAAATCACTTTAGACAAATCAATAGTGTCATTCCCACTAATACGAATCACATCAATATCATCAAAATAATAAGTATCAGAAGTCAAATCATCCTCTTGACCAAACCATTGATTACGATACTTAGTTAAGGTCACCGGTCTTGTTTCAAACGATAATTCAGCCAGTCGATTATTTTTTTGAACCTGTGAAAAATGATTGATCATAATATAAATTAACCCTACTATCATTGCTAAAATAATAAAAGGATTGAGCATCATAATCAAGAAAAATATCAATAAACACGCTGTCAAAATGAAATTAATCTTATCGGTATTATTATAAAACTTAAGTGCTAATAAAGTTAAAATAAGAATCGCTATGAATCGTGGTATGTCATCTGATAAAATGGTCATCATCGCTAAAAGTAATAAGATAGCTTCGACGATTAAAAAAAATTGAAATTTACGCATAAAACCTCACTTTTATCACTACAAATAAGTTTACCACAAGTTTCGAAGTAGAGCATCAGCCTAAAGACTTACAAAAAAAGTATTTCTAATATGAAATACTAGAAATACCTGATTTGAATCATCATATTGATTTGTTACTAAATTACTGAAGAATAATGACCTTATTAGTCAGTAGTTTCTGGTTGGCTGTTTGCATCACCTGTTGCTTCCGTTGAATGGTTGGAACTAGAAGAACTACTTGATGAAGAGGTCTGATTACTACTATCCGTATCTATCTCCTCAGAAGATGATGACGGTTGCGTCGATGATGGTTCAGGAGTTGTTAGATATAATGTTACCGTTTCTCCAGATGAGAGTTCAACAGACGTCCCTGCATATGGGTATTGTGCATAAACCGTTGCCGATGACGACGGTTGATCTGAATCTGTCTGAATCTGAGAAGCTTTAAATCCTAGGTCTAATAAAGCATTCTTGGCATCTGCATAACTGTAACCAACCAAAGTTGGTATTGTTACTGTTGAAGCTGTTGCTACTTCAAAAATAATCTTATCATTACCTGAAGGGTTAAAATCTTCGCCAGCTTCTGGAGTCTGACTAACAATTTCTCCCGGTTCATACTGATTATTTGTAACTTCTTTTTTGACAATTTGATTTTTAGACAAACCATAATTTTCCGTCAAATCACTAACAGCATCCCTATATGACATCCCGGTATAATCTGTCATAACAAAGCGTTTAGAACCTTTTGAAACTAGTAAATCAACTTCGCTTCCCTCTTTTTGAGTGGTTCCTGATTTCGGTGTTGTTGAAATGACCTTTCCTTCCTCAACACTGTCACTTTCTTTACGAGAAACAGCTCCTACAGTCAAACCAGCCTCTTCTAGAGTGGCTTGAGCTTCTTGGATTGTTTGCCCTGAGACATCAGGAACTGTTGCACTATCATTGCTACTTGACATAAAGAAGAATGCAAAACCGGCTAGTAATAAAACGAGGGCCAAAATGAAAAATCGGAATAGACGTTGCCAAAAAGGTTTCTTAGACTTTTTAGATGACGGCGGTGTAGAGGCGTCTTTTTTAGAAGCTTCCTTTTCTTTAGGCACTTCAACACTATCCGAAGCAACTGCTGCTTTAGGTGCCTCTTTAACAGGTGAAGGCTCAATTTTAGGTAATGTCTTAGTATCTGTTGTATCTTGAAAAACTAACTTTGATTCTCTAGCACGGCGCGAATCTAGGGATGTCCCTAAATCTTGATACATATCTGTCGTTGATACATAGCGATCTCCGAGCTTTTTAGCAGTTGCTTTGATAACAACATTCTCCAAAGCTTGTGGAACATTTCGATTTTCAAAAATAATCGATGGCAAAGGTTTTTGAAAGTGTTGCAATGCAATCGTAACAGCACTATCACCATCAAATGGGATATGACAAGTCAACATTTCAAACAACATGATACCCATAGCATAAATATCACTTTGTATCGTTGCTTTAGAGCCTCGTGCTTGCTCTGGTGACAAGTAATGAACACTTCCTAACATCGAATTTGTCTGTGTCAAACTTGTCTCTGCAAAGGCTACAGCAATCCCAAAATCAGTTACCTTAGCTACTCCGTCTTTTGTCAAAAGAACATTCTGTGGTTTCAAGTCACGATGAACAATTCCTTTTTGATGAGCCAGCTGCATAGCTGATAACACCTCACTCATGATACGAACTGTCTCAGTATTAGAAAGAGGTGCATGATCTTGAATATACTTCTTTAAATCTGAACCATTAACGTATTCCATGGCAAGGAATTGTTGTCCATCTTCTTCGCCGATATCTCTGATAGCTACAATGTTAGGATGATTTAATTCAGCCATCGCACGCGCTTCTCTCTGGAAACGCGCGACTGCAATTTGATCTGTTTGATAATTGGTTCGAAGCACCTTAATCGCTACTTCTTCATTATCCAAAATCAAATCATGTGCCAAATAAACATCAGCCATGCCACCGCGACCGATAGATTTTAAAATACGATAACGCCCAGCAAATAATTTGCCGATTTGGATCATTAAGCATCCTCCTCGTTATAAGCAACCAAGACAACGGTAATGTTATCAAGACCACCTGCTTCATTTGCCGCCTCGACCAAGTTTTCTACCTTCTCTTGAAGCATCTTATCTGATAAGATAATCTCTAATTTATCTTGACGATTTACCATGTTGGATAAACCATCACTATTAACTAAGATAAAATCACCTGATTGAAGAGGTTGGATTCCAAGATCGATGTCTAGTGGGCTAGCCTGTCCGATAGATTGAGTAATAATATTCTTTTGTGGATGGACTGCTGCTTCTTCTTCTGTTAGTTGACCAGCTTTTACCAATTCGTTAACCAAAGAGTGATCACTTGTTAATTGTGTATACTCTCCATCACGAATTAAGGCTATGCGAGAATCACCAACATGAGCATATAACACAACATCTTGAACAAAAGCTAAAACTTCAATTGTTGTTCCCATTCCACTGAACTCTTCTGTAGCACCTAATGCATGAATCTTTTGATTCTCTGCTTCAATTGCTACTAACATCCAGTCGCGGATTTGCTCAAGATCAGTATAATCGGTATCTGCCCATTGACTACCTAGATCTGTAACAGCCATCTCACTAGCAATATTTCCAGCGCGATGCCCACCCATGCCGTCAGCTAAAACGACAAGTGTCACATCGCTCTGATTTTTGTATTGATTTACAAAATCTTGATTATTGGAACGTTTCCTTCCAATATCAGTTAAAAGTGAAATTTCTATCATCTATATGCCTTTCTGACGAATGCCAGCTTTCCTCCTACTAAGTCACTAGGCTTTTTTACGCAATTTTGCAATAAAGAAACCATCGGTA
The sequence above is drawn from the Streptococcus pluranimalium genome and encodes:
- a CDS encoding Stp1/IreP family PP2C-type Ser/Thr phosphatase produces the protein MEISLLTDIGRKRSNNQDFVNQYKNQSDVTLVVLADGMGGHRAGNIASEMAVTDLGSQWADTDYTDLEQIRDWMLVAIEAENQKIHALGATEEFSGMGTTIEVLAFVQDVVLYAHVGDSRIALIRDGEYTQLTSDHSLVNELVKAGQLTEEEAAVHPQKNIITQSIGQASPLDIDLGIQPLQSGDFILVNSDGLSNMVNRQDKLEIILSDKMLQEKVENLVEAANEAGGLDNITVVLVAYNEEDA
- the pknB gene encoding Stk1 family PASTA domain-containing Ser/Thr kinase → MIQIGKLFAGRYRILKSIGRGGMADVYLAHDLILDNEEVAIKVLRTNYQTDQIAVARFQREARAMAELNHPNIVAIRDIGEEDGQQFLAMEYVNGSDLKKYIQDHAPLSNTETVRIMSEVLSAMQLAHQKGIVHRDLKPQNVLLTKDGVAKVTDFGIAVAFAETSLTQTNSMLGSVHYLSPEQARGSKATIQSDIYAMGIMLFEMLTCHIPFDGDSAVTIALQHFQKPLPSIIFENRNVPQALENVVIKATAKKLGDRYVSTTDMYQDLGTSLDSRRARESKLVFQDTTDTKTLPKIEPSPVKEAPKAAVASDSVEVPKEKEASKKDASTPPSSKKSKKPFWQRLFRFFILALVLLLAGFAFFFMSSSNDSATVPDVSGQTIQEAQATLEEAGLTVGAVSRKESDSVEEGKVISTTPKSGTTQKEGSEVDLLVSKGSKRFVMTDYTGMSYRDAVSDLTENYGLSKNQIVKKEVTNNQYEPGEIVSQTPEAGEDFNPSGNDKIIFEVATASTVTIPTLVGYSYADAKNALLDLGFKASQIQTDSDQPSSSATVYAQYPYAGTSVELSSGETVTLYLTTPEPSSTQPSSSSEEIDTDSSNQTSSSSSSSSSNHSTEATGDANSQPETTD